A region of the Paracoccaceae bacterium genome:
GGGCGGCTCGATGCCGCGCTGGCCGCCTCGGGGATCAAGGGGCAGGCGGGCGGCGGCCCGGCCATGGGGTTCCTGCGGCTGTCGGGCGGGCGCACCAGCGTGATCGTCGATGCGGCCGATCCGCCCGGCGGCCGCGCGGGCACCTCGGCGCACGCCTCGACCCTGGCCTTCGAACTGACCTCGGGTCGGCGCCCCGTGATCGTCAGCTGCGGTTCGGGCGATGCCTTCGGCGGCGACTGGCGGCGGGCGGGCCGCGCGACGGCCAGCCATTCGACCCTGGCGCTGGAGGGGTATTCGTCATCCCGTTTCGGCCGGGGGCTGGGCGACGCGCTGACCGAACGCGCGCATGTGGTGATGGCGCGCCACACGACCGGCGCCGAGGGTCCGGGTGTCTATCTTGCGCATGACGGCTGGTCGCGCACCCATGGTCTGACGCATGGCCGCAACCTGTGGCTTTCGTCCGACGGGCGGCGGCTGGTGGGGCAGGATTCGCTCGGCCCGACCACGGCTGCCGAACGGGCCGCGCTGTCGGCGGCGCTGCGGCGCAGGCAGGGTGCGCCCCTGACCTTTGCGCTGCGGTTCCACCTCCATCCCGACGCCGATGTCGCGCTGGACATGGGCGGCACCGCCGTCTCGATCGCGCTGCGCAGCGGCGAGGTGTGGATCTTCCGGCCCGCCGACGCGCGCGGGCTGGCGCTGGAACCTTCGGTCTATCTGGAGCGCGGGCGCCTTCACCCGCGCCCGGCGCGGCAGATCGTCATCCAGGGCGAAACCGACGGAACCGAGGTCCTGATCGGCTGGACCTTGGCGAAGGCTCAGGATACTCCGCTCGCCATCCGCGACCTGGAACGGGATGACACACCGTTCCCCGCCTGACCGCGCCACCGGAGATTGCCCATGTCCCATCCCGTTCCCGTCGGCCGTGCGCTGATATCGGTTTCCGACAAGACCGGCCTAATCGACCTGGCACGGGCGCTGGTCGCCCGGGGGGTGGAACTGATCTCGACCGGCGGCACCGCCAAGGCCCTGCGCATGGCCGAACTGCCCGTCGTCGACGTGGCCGAGGTGACCGGGTTCCCCGAGATGATGGACGGCCGGGTCAAGACGCTGCATCCGATGGTGCATGGCGGCCTTCTGGCACTGCGCGACGATGACGAGCATCTGGTGGCCATGGCGGCCCACGGCATCCGGCCCATCGACCTGCTTGTGGTGAACCTCTATCCGTTCGAGGCGACGGCGGCACGCGGCGCCTCTTACGCTGACTGCGTCGAGAACATCGATATCGGCGGCCCCGCGATGATCCGCGCGGCCGCCAAGAACCATGCCTTCGTGGCCGTGGTCACCGACCCCGAGGACTATGGCGCGCTGCTTGACGAGATGCGCGCGCACCAGGGGGCCACGACGATGGCGTTCCGGCAAAGGCTGGCGCTGACCGCCTACGGGCGCACCGCAGCCTATGACGCCGCGGTGTCGAACTGGATGGCCGGTGCATTGGCCGAGACGGCGCCGCGCCGCCGGGCATTCGCCGGGCGACTGGCGCAGAGCCTGCGCTACGGCGAGAACCCGCACCAGACGGCCGCCTTCTACACCGATGGCAGCGCCCGCCCGGGTGTCGCCACGGCGCGGCAGTGGCAGGGCAAGGAACTGTCCTACAACAACATCAACGACACCGACGCAGCCTTTGAACTGGCCGCCGAGTTCGACCCCGCGCAGGGTCCGGCCTGTGCCATCATCAAGCACGCGAACCCCTGCGGCGTCGCCCGCGGCGCCACCCTGGCCGAGGCCTATGCCCGCGCCTACGACTGTGACCGCGTGTCGGCCTTTGGCGGGATCGTGGCGCTGAACGGTGAACTTGATGCCGCGACGGCCGAGCGGATCACCGAGATCTTCACCGAGGTGGTGATCGCGCCTTCGGCCACCGATGACGCGCGCGCGGTCTTTGCGGCCCGAAAGAACCTGCGCCTGCTGACCACGGGCGGGCTGCCCGACCCGCGTGCGCCCGGGCTGTCGCTGCGGCAGGTGGCGGGGGGCCTGCTGGTGCAGGACCGCGACGCCCGGGGCATCGCCCGGGCCGATCTGAAGCTGGTGACGCGGCGCGCCCCGTCCGAGGACGAGATGGCCGATCTGCTGTTCGCCTTCACCGTGGCCAAGCATGTCAAGTCGAACGCCATCGTCTACGCCCGGGGCGGCGCCACCGTCGGGATCGGTGCCGGTCAGATGAGCCGTGTCGATTCGACCCGCATCGCCGCCCGCAAG
Encoded here:
- a CDS encoding heparinase II/III family protein; amino-acid sequence: MAGNAWAEAFARWSWTRANRRAARAAARVTPATGFVSQPEPRSIGLHARGRHLISGHFLLAGRLIEAPAKSLWDAAPPDPAAQAEAHGFTWLDDLAAVGDALARARAQDWTWDWIDRFGRGQGPGWVPDLTGRRLIRLINHAIFLLAGRSPDQARTFFAALSAQVAFLDLRWDATAPGLPRFEALTGLIYAALALTGTQAQVGAALTALAAECDAVIDAQGGIPARNPEHLLEVLSLLTWAAQALTEAGRVLPAAHGDAMARITPCLRTLRHADGSLARFHGGGRGAEGRLDAALAASGIKGQAGGGPAMGFLRLSGGRTSVIVDAADPPGGRAGTSAHASTLAFELTSGRRPVIVSCGSGDAFGGDWRRAGRATASHSTLALEGYSSSRFGRGLGDALTERAHVVMARHTTGAEGPGVYLAHDGWSRTHGLTHGRNLWLSSDGRRLVGQDSLGPTTAAERAALSAALRRRQGAPLTFALRFHLHPDADVALDMGGTAVSIALRSGEVWIFRPADARGLALEPSVYLERGRLHPRPARQIVIQGETDGTEVLIGWTLAKAQDTPLAIRDLERDDTPFPA
- the purH gene encoding bifunctional phosphoribosylaminoimidazolecarboxamide formyltransferase/IMP cyclohydrolase, translated to MSHPVPVGRALISVSDKTGLIDLARALVARGVELISTGGTAKALRMAELPVVDVAEVTGFPEMMDGRVKTLHPMVHGGLLALRDDDEHLVAMAAHGIRPIDLLVVNLYPFEATAARGASYADCVENIDIGGPAMIRAAAKNHAFVAVVTDPEDYGALLDEMRAHQGATTMAFRQRLALTAYGRTAAYDAAVSNWMAGALAETAPRRRAFAGRLAQSLRYGENPHQTAAFYTDGSARPGVATARQWQGKELSYNNINDTDAAFELAAEFDPAQGPACAIIKHANPCGVARGATLAEAYARAYDCDRVSAFGGIVALNGELDAATAERITEIFTEVVIAPSATDDARAVFAARKNLRLLTTGGLPDPRAPGLSLRQVAGGLLVQDRDARGIARADLKLVTRRAPSEDEMADLLFAFTVAKHVKSNAIVYARGGATVGIGAGQMSRVDSTRIAARKAQDMADALGLAAPPTQGSVVASDAFFPFADGLLAAAEAGATAVIQPGGSMRDDEVIAAADAAGLAMVFAGQRHFRH